In the Bos javanicus breed banteng chromosome 4, ARS-OSU_banteng_1.0, whole genome shotgun sequence genome, cccttctcctcctgcccccaatccctcccagcatcagagtcttttccaatgagtcaactcttcacatgaggtggccaaagtactggagtttcagctttagcatcattccttccaaagaagtcccagggctgatctccttcaaaatggactggttggatctccttgcagtccaagggactctaaagagtcttctccaacatcacagttcaaaagcatcaattcttgggcactcagctttcttcacaatccaactctcacatccatacatgaccacaggaaaaaccatagccttgactagacggacctttgttcgcaaagtaatgtctctgcttttcaatatgctatctaggttggtcataactttccttccaaagagtaagcgtcttttaatttcatggctgcagtcaccatctgcagtgattttggagccccaaaaataaagtctgacactgtttccactgtttccccatctatttcccatgaactagGATCTATTAGATTTATTTCCTTATATGCAACTACTGGAAAGAAAAACCAATTCCCAGGGCATTATGTTCTTACATGCACTCATTTCATTGAGTGAGTGCCCTAAGCTCCTCCTATGAATAAGACCAGCAGAAGTGTTTAGACTGAGAAACACACGCTCCATAAGCCAAAACCTAAAACCTCAGGAACCCAGTTAAATGCTGTCTGTGTACATTAACACTGTTTCAGTTACTAAAAATTGTAATATTTCccatccacataaaaaaaaaagttatactaTTTCATGTAAAGCTCTATAGTTATCCTGTCAAGACTCCAGACATGTAGCAATCAAACAGCCCCTGGGGACAGGTTCTTTTATTATACAGTAAGAAAAGTAGCTTTTGTTCTTAAGAGGCTATTTAATACATGGTATTTATAGCACCACCAGTCTGAGAAACTCTACACagttcaaagaaattaaataccTTTTGAGGCCATGAACAAATTCACACTTAATTCAGCATCTTTCAGTATAGACTCTCACTGGCACAGCACAGATGTCAATGTCCAGAACAACAAATCGATCTGAAAACCCTGGGActtagatggagaaacagtatcCATACCGTATGTAACAAAAAACCCGAGGCAGCTTAACTGACTTCCCCCAAAGTGACCCAGGGTTTCTAGGACACTCATCTTAGGTCCCATCAGAGAACAGCTCCTGATAGTGGAATAAACACATCATACCCTGGGTGAGCCCAGGAGACCTGGAGAGCCACTTCTCAAGAACACAATCTGTGCCCAGCACAGAAGGAGAGGCCTCTATGTGCAAAAAGAGACAGGCTGGTAAGTCTGATGGACCCCCGGCCAAAGCACATCCGTGGTGAGGCGATGCAGGTCAGGGCTGTTGAAGGATGAGGAAATAGAACACTGATTTTCATGTTCTCCTCTCACCAGTGATCACAAACTACACAAGAGCATACCCACCCCCTACACACACCACCCTAACgctgttgttctttctcaagattatccCATGGGAGGAAACCAGACCTTTGAAACAATTAGCAaaagggcggggcggggagggcaggTTTCTACATATAAAAAAACACACTCACCCCCAAACTGGGCAAGAACATTAAGAcgccttgtttaaaaaaagaaaaacctatttCAGTTGTAGTTTGGCCTGATACACCACACCCACACGTACTGAATATATTGGTTTACCCATTAGCCTGACTGGTCATAACTCTGAAAAGAGTTGCCAGGCAGAGATGAACCTGATTAAGCAGCATTTCAAAGACTTAACCTCTCTTCCATGTGGAACCTGCCCTGAATGCCTGGCTGGGTGTAGAGGCGGGAGAGCCCGAGGCTCTCCGAGTGCCCTCTTGGCCAGTTTCTCCTGTGTCCTCCTGGCATCACCATCTAACCTTGAGGCTAAATGACTCAGACAACTGAGAGAAGACAGAGTAAAAGTCTCTCCTTCCCAATTCATACACAACTTCTCTTTAACACTGTGCCACAGAGAACTGCTGCAGTTTGTTCTAAGTACAGAAAGCAAAAGGTATGAAAGCACATAACTGTTgcatagagggggaaaaaaggaaaaatgtgggAGAGGATCCCCACCAGTCTTGCCCCAGTGTCCCCAGGGCACACAGCGACACCCACTTCTTTCCCAACCTTGGGGAGAAAGCCCAGCCCCACCATCTCCAGAACCTCCGTTCTCGTGGCCATTCAGTTGTTCCTGGTGAGGGTGCCTGGAGCGTCAGACTGAAAAGTGCAGCCGAGGGTGGCAGGGTGATGGAGTAAGGGGACGAGGCCCCAGGAGGAGGATGGCTGTTACAGAAGAGAATCATCAGAACAGGGAGAATCTTGTCTGAGACCATAGATATAAAACTAATAGCTCTGGGGACTCAGAATTCAGTAAGCCAGTACAGTGCTAAATACAGTGTTTGGTAAACAAAACAGATAACAAATGAACAGGGCTACCCGATAGTGGAGAACCGTTCTCTTCTCTACTTCAGGGTAGAGGGGCTTCTCCTCAGGGTCCACAAATGTGGGTCTGCAGAGCCATGAGAAATCTGAGAAGTCCCTCCCTCTGAGGATTCCCTGGTACACGGCTGGTAATTCAGCATTAACCAAGGTGAATTGGTGGCCAGGCCCCAGCCCATTAGCCTCTGGTCTCTCTACTGCAGGCCGGCCTCagttcttcttctcctccttctgaGGCTGGCCTTTGGTGGCCCCCAGGTTGTTCCACACCTCTGTGTACATGAGAGTCCCAATGAAGACAAATAAGGTGCCCAGCCAGTGCCACAGGGTGAAAGGGTTCTGGAAGTACAAGATGGAAAAGATGAGGCTGACGAACTTGCGCAGCGTCACGACGAGGGTGACGGTGAGGGAGGCGCATTCTGTGGTGAGAATGAAGACGCCCCGGATGCACACGTACCTGGAGGAGCGGGGTTAAGGCAGTTTTCTGTAAACAACCCAGAGATTAGCAGGAGAACCTTCTGGCAAGGTCTGTAGCTTCAATGTTCATATTCCAGGAACCAGAAAACAGGGTATCGGCCACGGCTGCCCTGAGGCTCCTCCTTGATAGAATACCCTGCAGAATTACTGTCCTGCCACACCATTTATGGATCCTAACTTGAAGCTGCCTGAAAACTTCCTATGATAGTCgtttcagattttttttggaTTCTTCCTATAGTTTACAGTGAAGGTCACCTCCCAAGTAATGACAGAAGGTAACACTGTCAGTAAAGCTGATGACATCTCCAAAAAGGAACTCTGTAGGGCAAGCATATGAGATGACTTCAGAGGAATGAGATCAACTACAATCTGTTCCACTGTTTCAAAGGCTCAAGGGTTTTTCTAATGGGCGTAAGGTGGTTCAGAgggctttctttgtggctcagctggtaaagaatccgcctgcaatgtgggagacctgcgtttgatccctgagttgggaagatcccctagagaagggaaaggctacccattccagtattttggcctggagaattccatggactgtctagtccacagggtcacaaagagttggacatgactgagcaactttcaaggTGGTTCAAAAgagccattttaaaaattaggccttatttaatttgaaatctcttgcagaattttgtGGCAGCTTGTGAAATATCCTAGGATACTGGAAAACTCCATGTAGAAATCATAGAGGATTTCTGTCACATACTAATTCTTAGTTACCCATTGACTTCTATCCCCCCACCCAGAGGTTTTCCTTCCTGGTGTCTTATGACTTACTGACCTTCCACACCGCCAGCATCTCTTTGCCCCTCTCTCCCTGCAACAAAGGAGTTCACTGGATGGGCCTGTCTCCTATTTACTGCAGAAAAGATCAGAGCAAAAGCGAAATTCATGTCACTGCACCGTTAGAAGAAAAAACATTTCTGTGGCAAAAGAGCACAGCAAAGACCACATGGCAGAGGAGTGCAAAGGATACTGAGTGATGACGTTCATGAGGAGGTAGAACCACATGATGGGCACTGTCACACCAACGACTGGAACCTGATACAGTTCTGCAGAGATTGAGAGACAGTCCTATCACTTTGGATAGCTTATGTTTTCATCCCTTTGAACACAGTAACACAGATGAACATAGTAGAGATAGCAACCTTATTTCTCTTGCAAATAGACTTGGGTCATATACTTTACTTGCCTTGATTCCAGGCTACATTGTCCTCAAGAGTCATTACACTGGTTTCTTAAAACAAATTGtattttaactttaaactttttaccTTTCACCTGACTAGGACCCCACTTTACAGAGAAAGATTGTGCAACACAGAGAAGTTCAAACTGATACAGTCTTAAGTATACTTGTCTTAAGATACTTGTCTTGAGAGACAAGCCCTAAATAAATGCCATTTGGAAATATGTTCAATCCTACCAGTAATCAAAGAATTCTAAATTATTACAAGGCCATACCATTCTATATCTATTAACTTGGCAATTAAACACTTATAATAATATCCTGATCTGGCAAGGTGGTGGCAGAACTAGCAGCCATTCAGTGGGTGGTAGTATAAATTGGTGTTTTCAAAATCAATTTCACAATAGGTATTAAGTGGTCCTAAAGGCATTGATTCTTATTCTCAGGAATTAGTCCTagttaattcaaaagaaaaacaaattcaacaTACATTGTGGTGGTGTTTACaataaaggaaaaactaaatCAGTCAACGCCCAGTGATAAGAGCAAGGACTATGTAAGCAAAGGTACTTTAACTAGATGTGACATTAtacacttgatttaaaaaaaaaaaaaatcacatagatTACATATAGTCACATAAAAAACGCagaacaaaagtgaaaaagaaagtgtaaaattatatttacacaAGGATTATGACTGTGTGACAATATATGTAAACAGTGTCAGGATGGAAACTGGTAAAACGAAATTAGCTCATGTGTAGGGCAACAGAACTGTAACTTTCCTTCCTTGAAATACATtcttatgtttagttttatataaTGAGGCTTGCACAGCAAATATGtgggaggaaataaaatattcaagatCAAAGAGAATAAGGACATAGTAATCCTTGAAGGATCAGTCTTTTTATATTGTTAAATTGTGTGGAAGGCTTGAattatacgggcttccctggtggctcagacaataaagaatctacctgcaatgtgagagactcggattcaatccctgggtcaggaaagatcctctggagaaaggaaaggctacccactccagtactcttgcctggagaatgccatggacagaggtgtctgtccatggggtcacaaagagtcagacatgactgagccactaaaactTTCACTTGAATTATACAGCATAACTGAGTAAAGTCTAACAAAGTGATGCTGAAACATGGTTAGTACATgaacattaattttcttttgcaaaaaataaaaatttatatacatataaataatttctgaaattCTACATCTGGACTAGTGGGAAATCCCAATAATTTAGTGTTCTATTGTCTTTGAAATACTTAGCAAgtactgaaatgaaaagaaagtcaaCAAATGTTATTACTGTATAGTAACTTGAGAGATTCACTGTATCAGCTTGCTGGGGAAAGACAATCCATATGATGTACAGTATTTAGACGGATGTTCAGTTTCCTTGCAAATAACAAGTTCATCTGAGACGAAAAAATGTATACTCAGGAATGGTTTTAAAGAAGTTGAAGGCAGaccttaaaagattttttttataaaaatacccATCCCTGTGACTTCTAGAAGGAGCATTCAAGTAACTAAATCAGTATCAATCTCAAGGAACTtgataatgtatttatttcaatAGCCCTCTGCTATATGGAGCCTCTTAAGAGACCTTAGAAAACACTGCGTTAAAAATCatctatttgtcaattatatctcaatttttttaaaaagtcagaaccAATTGAATAATTCAGAGCCTTAACAACTTTCTTACATGCCATCATCACACACTTTTTTTGTAGGCAAATGGGAGATACAACTTTGCAGACTCAGAGAACAGTCAAACTTCACAACTTGTGACCAGATAgcaaacaaatgtttactgagcccCTACTGTCATTCTGCAAAACACACTTACCATTTTATAGGTCCGAGCAACATAaagccttaattttaaaaatatttgttcccTTTGTATTCATTTGTCTGTATAACATGCTCTGTCTTTTAGTAGATAATGAGATTATACTGGGTTGACTAAAAAGTTTGTTCAAATTTTTCATTacatcttatgggaaaacccaaagGAATTTTGGGGCCAACCTAACATTGGTAATTTCTTTTAAGTTAACTAGCAATTATTAGCTAATGTACTAAACGGCCACTGTAAAAAGTAATAGCCAGCTCGCACTGTAGCCACCTGAACTGATTTTGCTTATTCTTGCGGCCTATCTACCCTGTTGTCATTTCTGTGCCTCCTTGCTTGGAGGCAGCTCAGCCTGTATCTGTGAGATGTGCCTTTCCTAGCAGAGGGAGGAACAGGAGGAAAGAAGCTGGAGTGCTGTCCAACTTctcatggctccagtcactgcAGTATTATTACTGTTTGTTTGCATTCTCAGATCATACATCCCTATTCAAATGCAAACAGCACacaaattccaaagcaaaacagaaaatttgaagATATTGTCTTACTTCATTGGCAAATAATTGAGAAGTGCCTGCAAAAGCTTTTGTTTCTGCAACCACTGATTAATGGCACTATATTTCAGGAAGGTGGCATGGGGATGGGTGATCTGGATATGACATAAACTGCAGAGGTGAAGTCACGAGTAAAACTGAGATGCTGCCTCTGAAACTGTCAGGTAATTCTACTGGATAACCCCAAACTCACCAGAATTATTGAACAGAACTGCATGGTCATAAATGTCAGAAGCCAAGAAGATGAAACCAGGAAGTGGAAGGGCATGCTACAGgaagaaacatttcatgtaaatttaaatgcaaaaacATTACAGAAATATAGAGTATTTTTTACAATGATTGAAAGTTTTACAAGTTGTGTAACAAGCAATATCAAGATAAACAAGTCAGACTTGTTAAAAGTATCCAGTGCTTTTAatagcctcccaggtggcaccaatggtaaagaacctgcctgtcagtgcaggagatgtaagagacatgggttcattacctaggttgggaagatccattggagaagagaatggcaacctactccagtactcttgcctggagaatccatggactgaggagcctggtaggctacagtccatggggtcgcgaagagttagacacaacttaagcAACTAGGCACATACGCAGTGCCTTTTAAAGCACTGGATACTTTTAATAAGTCTTGACATTGTATGGCATGATATCAACCTGCGAATTACAGTTCTTGCCCCATAGAAGCTGATGGTCATTACAAAACAATAGAGCTAGCATCCTTTCCTCAACAAAAGGGAATGAGAAATTGAAACAGTCATTCTGCCCAAAGGATCTGCCTACATCTTACTATTTTTGAGACTGGTTAAACAATATAAcggatttaaaaattatacagaacGTGAAGGCAGATTTTAGGGAGTTCGTGAAACTAATGGGAGAGACACTAGAGGACAATATGAAGTcggggaaaagaaatgaagacagagagagagagagagtggagagGAAGCGGAAACGATAGGTAAGCAAATATTAAGGTGCctgacacccacccacccaccaccaccaccaccaccaccacagtaaACATTTACTAAGGAATCACAGGAAACATTTACCAAGCAGTTTACTAtctgccaggtactgtgctaaaaGAAACATGGGAACCAAACAGAAtgctcctttattttttaaactcccAGCCACATACTGTAGCTTAAGATTAAATATCTCAAATTGCTTGTTTGCAACTTCAGTTCAAAAGGTTCCCAGGGAAGGACTCCCTGAGGTTACTGAACCTGGAGGCAACGTTATCCCTGATACCTTGAGGAGTTGGGCGTTATCGCAACAGAAAAGagtggggagaaagaagaaagctaGAGAAGGTGGCTCTAGATCAGCAATTTCAAACAAGAGGCGAAAGGGCAAATAATTAGCTAATTAAGCTCTCTCTCAAAGGAATAAAGCCTGTCTGAGCGGCTTACTCCTCAAACCCCCCCCAGTTCTCCCCAACTCCTGCCTGCACATCTTTTCCTTGGCATAGGGCTTTTGGAACTTCTGTTCCCTTTCCAGGTTTCCATATTGGTTTTAACTTGATTTCATCTTTAGGAACATTGGGTTCCTAGAAGGGAATGGTTGTTCCTGGCAGACATATTCTGTTCACACTGACTAATAACAATCATTTCTTGTAGAGAACCACGCAGGCTATTAAAAGTGCCAAAGTCAGTGGGCCCCAAAGCAGTTTACTGGATAATAAATTGATCCTTCAACTATATCAGAAAGATGGTATATCATACTTGAACTAATATACTACAAAAACAACTCAGTAATTTTCCTTTTCCCCAGGTTCAAGAAATCGCTTACATTATAAAATAAAGCCTCCTTGGAGTGTTTCCCGAATTGTTTGTACAGAGTCTCTTGGAAAATACCCATCCTTGCGGACATCAGAAGAGCGAAAGTCAGTGCCCCAATGCCTGAAAAGCAAACATGGAATTACAAACGCCCATACTAACTAACTtctcaaaaaacatttattcttttcttaaaaaaaaaaaaaacatttattcagtTCTACAAATATTACACACTAAATTAAACATGGACCatgcacaaaatttaaaaagaaataaaaatcaaccaCCATATTACCATCCAGTCCTAAATAGTTTGCTATCTTTCCCTGTATATGTTACTTAGATAGATATATGTTAGATATTGGGTTA is a window encoding:
- the SLC35B4 gene encoding nucleotide sugar transporter SLC35B4 is translated as MRPAFAVGLVFAGCCSNVIFLELLARKHPGCGNIVTFAQFLFIAVEGFLFEADLGRKRPAIPIRYYAVMVTMFFTVSVVNNYALNLNIAMPLHMIFRSGSLIANMILGIIILKKRYSIFKYTSIALVSVGIFVCTFMSAKQVTSQSSSTENDGFQAFAWWLLGIGALTFALLMSARMGIFQETLYKQFGKHSKEALFYNHALPLPGFIFLASDIYDHAVLFNNSELYQVPVVGVTVPIMWFYLLMNVITQYVCIRGVFILTTECASLTVTLVVTLRKFVSLIFSILYFQNPFTLWHWLGTLFVFIGTLMYTEVWNNLGATKGQPQKEEKKN